A section of the Verrucomicrobium sp. GAS474 genome encodes:
- a CDS encoding response regulator, producing the protein MNVVTLLKEMLGTYFPEFIWLLIFNAILTPIFIGLWIFVFPLVIRGWIRQAGSEVAFTRTNFTPIFKSLLSEIRAMRMDLQSLAPAPQPYVPAPAPLSAPTAAAPGAAVPDLVTPSPRHHILVLEDDASIGPIMLQMLQRLGHEGTLAPAGEEALEAYNAALAAGTPYPIALFDLTIHGGMSGREAFKLVKQSGSPMKVIACSGSIDDQMHKELLFEGFVDVLRKPFTAQTLRAVIEKHL; encoded by the coding sequence ATGAATGTCGTCACGTTATTGAAGGAGATGCTGGGAACCTATTTCCCTGAGTTCATCTGGCTGCTGATCTTCAACGCGATTCTGACCCCGATTTTCATCGGCCTCTGGATTTTCGTCTTTCCCCTGGTCATCCGGGGCTGGATCCGGCAGGCCGGGTCCGAAGTCGCCTTCACGCGGACGAACTTCACCCCGATCTTCAAGTCGCTCCTCTCCGAAATCCGGGCGATGCGGATGGACCTCCAGTCCCTCGCCCCCGCGCCGCAGCCCTACGTTCCCGCTCCCGCCCCGCTCTCCGCGCCGACGGCCGCGGCTCCGGGGGCGGCCGTTCCCGACCTCGTCACCCCGTCGCCGCGCCACCACATCCTCGTCCTCGAGGACGACGCCTCGATCGGGCCGATCATGTTGCAGATGTTGCAGCGCCTCGGCCACGAGGGGACGCTGGCCCCCGCCGGAGAGGAGGCCTTGGAGGCCTACAACGCCGCCCTGGCCGCCGGGACGCCCTACCCCATCGCCCTCTTCGACCTCACGATCCACGGGGGCATGTCGGGCCGCGAGGCCTTCAAGCTCGTCAAACAGAGCGGCTCCCCGATGAAGGTGATCGCCTGCAGCGGCTCGATCGACGACCAGATGCACAAGGAACTCCTCTTCGAGGGCTTCGTCGACGTGCTGCGGAAGCCGTTCACCGCGCAGACCCTGCGGGCGGTGATCGAGAAGCATCTCTAG
- a CDS encoding DegT/DnrJ/EryC1/StrS family aminotransferase, whose product MSSPEYLVFGQPLIARDEIDEVVDSMQKAWLGTGPKAAAFEKSIAAYKTNPGEAAPFAVGLNSCTAGLHLSCLALDLQPGDEVITTAMTFCATVNAIIHAGATPVLADVDPSTFNIDPADVRRKITPKTKALLPVHFAGRPCDMDALMAIAKEHNLHVIEDCAHAIETLYKGRAAGTFGDCGALSFYSTKNIVTGEGGMVITKDEAIAARIKMLALHGMSLDAWKRFSDDGYKHYDVAEVGFKYNMMDLQAAIGLRQMEKIGAYLERRLVVWNRYQEAFADLPIGLPAPLEDTLSTGSRHALHLYTVLIDPARTGGITRDALLLHLHRLGIGTGVHYRAIPTHSAYKKRFGWDAAAWPVAHRIGEQTVSLPLSAKLTDADIDRVISGVKGLIK is encoded by the coding sequence ATGTCCTCTCCCGAATATCTCGTCTTCGGCCAGCCCCTCATCGCCCGCGACGAAATCGACGAAGTCGTCGATTCGATGCAGAAAGCCTGGCTCGGCACCGGACCGAAGGCCGCCGCCTTCGAGAAATCGATCGCCGCCTACAAGACGAACCCCGGCGAAGCCGCCCCCTTCGCCGTCGGCCTCAATTCGTGCACCGCCGGCCTCCACCTCAGCTGCCTGGCGCTCGACCTCCAGCCCGGCGACGAGGTCATCACCACCGCGATGACCTTCTGCGCCACCGTCAACGCGATCATCCACGCCGGGGCGACCCCCGTCCTCGCCGACGTCGACCCCTCCACCTTCAACATCGATCCCGCCGACGTCCGCCGGAAGATCACCCCGAAGACCAAGGCCCTCCTCCCCGTCCACTTCGCCGGACGCCCGTGCGACATGGACGCCCTCATGGCGATCGCGAAGGAGCACAACCTCCACGTCATCGAGGACTGCGCCCACGCCATCGAGACGCTCTACAAGGGACGGGCCGCCGGGACCTTCGGCGATTGCGGCGCTCTGAGCTTCTACTCGACGAAGAACATCGTCACCGGCGAGGGCGGCATGGTGATCACGAAGGACGAGGCGATCGCCGCCCGCATCAAGATGCTGGCCCTCCACGGCATGAGCCTCGACGCCTGGAAACGCTTCTCCGACGACGGCTACAAGCACTACGACGTCGCCGAGGTCGGCTTCAAATACAACATGATGGACCTCCAGGCCGCGATCGGCCTCCGGCAGATGGAGAAGATCGGCGCCTACCTCGAACGCCGCCTCGTCGTCTGGAACCGCTACCAGGAAGCCTTCGCCGACCTTCCCATCGGCCTCCCCGCCCCGCTGGAGGACACCCTCTCCACCGGCAGCCGCCACGCCCTCCACCTCTACACCGTCCTCATCGACCCCGCGCGGACCGGCGGCATCACCCGCGACGCCCTCCTCCTCCACCTCCACCGCCTCGGCATCGGCACCGGCGTCCACTACCGGGCGATCCCGACCCATTCCGCCTACAAGAAGCGGTTCGGCTGGGACGCGGCGGCCTGGCCCGTCGCCCACCGCATCGGGGAACAGACCGTCTCCCTCCCCCTCTCCGCCAAGCTGACCGACGCCGACATCGATCGCGTCATCAGCGGGGTGAAGGGCTTGATCAAGTAG
- a CDS encoding glycosyltransferase — protein sequence MNLKRLLIVAEPGKDGVFDYVCSLVDSLHREHPEITVDLAYSSRRCGDSLSGLVARVEAHGGVTFNMKVGNFPEFGDLRASLGIVSLVRRRRTQLIHAQSSKAGGLCRVLRRLVPGFPPVVYTPHAYYGLDGRNDAKARFFNFIEWVLGRQDIAIADSPDEREFALRRLGLPPRRVAPIYLGVDTERFRPPTDEERRAARAEFGFSDGTPVLVTVGRESAQKNYPALYRGLDPILSNPRTNLLFFHAGAGGAALAARWLSPEARKKHRAVDFISAFERLLWAADGFILASRYEGLSLAVVSTLCCGPKMFLSRVPGNKCLARIGFGEVSWLEPEAGAADPFGVPFEERIGAAVREWLKHPVPASPAQAALARSSFDARIQMRKVFRLYRHFAATYPKQPPLRRLLIVSEPGKDGVFDYITELIGFLHRRRPEITVDLAYSSNRSGKGLMGLVEQVRAHGGEAIDLHVGNMPKPRDLVACWQLAALVRRRKTQLVHAQSSKAGGLARLVRRIVPGFPPVIYSPHAYYGLDGRRTVLARIFGFIERVLGQRGISVAISPDERDFAIRTLGIPPRKVISIQQGIDTGRFRPPTAEERRAARAEFGFPEGKTVLVTVGRESVQKNYPALYRGLDPVLADRAWNLLFFHAGAGGAALADQWLSPAARQNWKGVEFTSAVERLFWAADGFILASRYEGLSLSVLACLCSGPKIFLSAVPGNICLGKLGFSEIVWIEPAGTFATVDDPFGPLFEERIAAAIREWLRDPVPPVPDQSVRARVRFDIATQMGKLFHLYDYVTQHPDMEEVL from the coding sequence ATGAATCTCAAGCGGCTGTTGATCGTTGCCGAACCAGGTAAAGACGGGGTCTTTGACTACGTCTGCTCCCTCGTCGACAGCCTCCACCGGGAACATCCCGAGATCACCGTCGATCTCGCCTATTCGAGCCGCCGCTGCGGCGATTCCCTCTCCGGGTTGGTTGCCCGGGTCGAGGCCCACGGCGGGGTGACCTTCAACATGAAGGTCGGCAATTTCCCCGAGTTCGGTGACCTCCGGGCCTCGCTCGGGATCGTCTCCCTCGTCCGCCGCCGCCGGACGCAGCTCATTCACGCGCAGAGCTCGAAGGCGGGGGGACTTTGCCGGGTCCTGCGCCGCCTCGTTCCCGGCTTCCCGCCGGTGGTCTACACTCCGCACGCCTACTACGGCCTCGACGGGCGGAACGACGCGAAGGCCCGCTTCTTCAACTTCATCGAGTGGGTGCTGGGACGGCAGGATATCGCGATCGCCGATTCGCCCGACGAGCGGGAATTCGCCCTCCGGCGGCTCGGTCTCCCTCCCCGGCGGGTCGCGCCGATCTACCTCGGGGTCGACACGGAGCGGTTCCGCCCGCCGACGGACGAGGAGCGGCGGGCGGCGCGGGCCGAGTTCGGCTTCTCCGACGGGACGCCGGTCCTCGTCACGGTGGGACGGGAATCGGCGCAGAAGAATTATCCGGCGCTCTACCGGGGCCTCGATCCGATCCTCTCCAACCCGAGGACGAATCTCCTCTTCTTCCATGCGGGGGCGGGCGGCGCGGCGCTGGCGGCGCGGTGGCTCTCCCCCGAGGCGCGGAAAAAGCACCGCGCGGTCGACTTCATCTCGGCCTTCGAGCGGCTCCTGTGGGCCGCCGACGGCTTCATCCTGGCGAGCCGCTACGAGGGGCTCTCCCTCGCCGTCGTCTCGACGCTCTGCTGCGGGCCGAAGATGTTCCTGAGCCGGGTGCCGGGGAACAAGTGCCTGGCCCGGATCGGCTTCGGCGAGGTCTCCTGGCTGGAGCCCGAGGCGGGGGCCGCCGATCCGTTCGGCGTCCCCTTCGAGGAGCGGATCGGGGCGGCGGTGCGGGAGTGGCTGAAGCATCCCGTCCCGGCCTCGCCCGCCCAGGCGGCGCTGGCCCGTTCTTCCTTCGACGCGCGGATCCAGATGCGGAAGGTCTTCCGGCTCTACCGCCACTTCGCCGCGACCTATCCGAAGCAGCCGCCGCTCCGCCGCCTCCTCATCGTCTCGGAGCCGGGTAAGGACGGCGTCTTCGATTACATCACGGAGCTGATCGGCTTCCTCCATCGCCGCCGCCCGGAGATCACCGTCGACCTGGCCTACTCCTCCAACCGGAGCGGGAAGGGCCTCATGGGCCTCGTGGAGCAGGTCCGCGCCCACGGGGGCGAGGCGATCGACCTCCACGTCGGGAACATGCCGAAGCCCCGGGACCTCGTCGCCTGCTGGCAGCTGGCGGCGCTGGTGCGGCGGCGGAAGACCCAGCTGGTCCACGCGCAGAGCTCGAAGGCGGGCGGCCTCGCGCGCCTCGTCCGGCGGATCGTCCCCGGCTTCCCTCCCGTGATCTACAGCCCGCACGCCTACTACGGCCTCGACGGGAGGCGGACGGTCCTCGCCCGGATCTTCGGCTTCATCGAGCGGGTGCTGGGGCAGCGCGGCATCTCGGTCGCCATTTCCCCGGACGAGCGCGATTTCGCGATCCGCACCCTCGGCATCCCGCCCCGGAAGGTCATCTCGATCCAGCAGGGGATCGACACGGGGCGGTTCCGCCCGCCGACTGCCGAGGAGCGCCGGGCGGCGCGGGCCGAGTTCGGCTTCCCCGAGGGGAAGACGGTCCTCGTCACGGTGGGGCGGGAATCGGTGCAGAAGAATTATCCGGCGCTCTACCGGGGCCTCGATCCGGTGCTCGCCGATCGGGCCTGGAACCTCCTCTTCTTCCATGCCGGGGCGGGCGGGGCGGCGCTGGCCGACCAATGGCTCTCCCCCGCGGCGCGGCAGAATTGGAAGGGGGTCGAGTTCACCTCGGCGGTCGAGCGGCTGTTCTGGGCCGCCGACGGCTTCATCCTGGCGAGCCGCTACGAGGGGCTCTCCCTCAGCGTCCTCGCCTGCCTCTGCAGCGGGCCGAAGATCTTCCTCAGCGCGGTGCCGGGGAACATCTGCCTCGGGAAGCTCGGCTTTTCCGAGATCGTCTGGATCGAGCCCGCGGGAACCTTCGCCACGGTCGACGATCCCTTCGGCCCGCTCTTTGAGGAGCGGATCGCGGCGGCGATCCGGGAATGGCTCCGCGATCCCGTCCCGCCCGTTCCCGACCAGTCCGTCCGGGCGCGGGTCCGCTTCGACATCGCGACGCAGATGGGGAAGCTCTTCCACCTCTACGATTACGTGACCCAACATCCCGACATGGAGGAAGTGCTGTGA
- a CDS encoding response regulator, translated as MKLLVVDDLEAVGMIIAQIVAQGGWQSLYRPDSQGIVELVRDEKVDVLLIDYFMPDRLGLDAVEELRNAGYDKLPIILFSGDTGAIDMPRAERLNILKILGKPLSISELRSTISLAKKTILQQQQPGLGGGGA; from the coding sequence ATGAAACTTCTTGTTGTCGATGATCTGGAGGCCGTGGGGATGATTATTGCGCAGATCGTGGCGCAAGGCGGCTGGCAGTCCCTTTATCGTCCTGACTCCCAAGGCATTGTCGAACTCGTCCGGGACGAGAAAGTCGACGTCCTCCTCATCGATTACTTCATGCCGGACCGCCTCGGCCTCGACGCCGTCGAGGAACTGCGAAACGCGGGCTACGATAAACTCCCGATCATCCTCTTCTCCGGCGACACCGGCGCGATCGACATGCCCCGCGCCGAGCGTCTCAACATCCTCAAGATCCTGGGCAAGCCGCTGAGCATCTCCGAGCTGCGGAGCACCATCAGCCTCGCGAAGAAGACGATCCTCCAGCAGCAGCAGCCGGGCCTGGGAGGCGGCGGCGCGTGA
- a CDS encoding exopolysaccharide biosynthesis polyprenyl glycosylphosphotransferase: MYFGKKNKFDWAFGLGCCDAFSLIVSLGLVHVLQREQLLSGEPLSFRASILFGIVSAWMLRSTPLYTWDAFTGRKGALFGLGRAFILAAATVAGIRLFFFRGADREVALTLEWLILFSSAVLGILRQVFRWVVMDVMKLIVVERIAFAGWSPSLKKVVEAYRDEMGTFHILVGFFAGKDPAIQAEAAAAGYRCLGTIEMVETMIEKEEITLIIIDERGLEAGDAGRIVEICSRHLVNFKIIPSGFDVLSTKATVRVVAGVPVVGIHGLNFDHYHNRIFKRAVDIVGALVGLILFAPVIAVAGFLIYRESPGPIFYRQVRLGLKEKPFRIIKLRSMRLDAESASGAKWAVENDPRRLKIGTFLRKSNLDEVPQFWNVLKGEMSLVGPRPERPEFTANFRETIPHYNLRHTCRPGLTGWAAVNGLRGNTSLEDRLTYDIYYLENWSLMRDFKIILMTLFPPKNAY; encoded by the coding sequence ATGTACTTCGGCAAAAAGAATAAGTTCGACTGGGCCTTCGGGCTCGGCTGCTGCGACGCCTTCTCCCTGATCGTCTCCCTGGGGCTGGTCCATGTCCTCCAGCGGGAACAGCTCCTTTCGGGAGAGCCCCTCAGCTTCCGCGCCTCGATCCTCTTCGGCATCGTCTCGGCCTGGATGCTGCGGAGCACCCCCCTCTATACCTGGGACGCCTTCACGGGGCGGAAGGGGGCCCTCTTCGGCCTCGGCCGCGCCTTCATCCTCGCCGCCGCCACCGTCGCGGGCATCCGCCTCTTCTTCTTCCGGGGCGCCGACCGGGAGGTCGCCCTCACGCTCGAATGGCTGATCCTCTTCTCCAGCGCGGTCCTCGGCATCCTCCGGCAGGTCTTCCGCTGGGTCGTCATGGACGTGATGAAGCTCATCGTGGTGGAGCGGATCGCCTTCGCCGGCTGGAGCCCCTCGCTGAAGAAGGTCGTCGAGGCCTACCGGGACGAGATGGGGACCTTCCACATCCTCGTCGGCTTCTTCGCCGGGAAGGACCCGGCGATCCAGGCGGAGGCCGCCGCGGCCGGCTACCGCTGCCTCGGCACCATCGAGATGGTCGAGACGATGATCGAGAAGGAGGAGATCACCCTCATCATCATCGACGAGCGGGGCCTCGAGGCGGGCGACGCCGGGCGGATCGTCGAGATCTGCTCCCGCCACCTCGTCAACTTCAAGATCATCCCCTCCGGCTTCGACGTCCTCAGCACGAAGGCGACGGTCCGCGTCGTCGCCGGGGTCCCCGTCGTCGGCATCCACGGGCTGAACTTCGACCACTACCACAACCGCATCTTCAAGCGGGCCGTCGACATCGTCGGCGCCCTCGTCGGCCTCATCCTCTTCGCCCCGGTCATCGCCGTCGCCGGCTTCCTGATCTACCGGGAATCGCCCGGCCCGATCTTCTACCGGCAGGTCCGCCTCGGCCTGAAGGAAAAGCCGTTCCGCATCATCAAGCTCCGCAGCATGCGCCTCGACGCCGAGTCGGCCTCCGGCGCGAAGTGGGCCGTCGAGAACGACCCGCGCCGCCTGAAGATCGGGACCTTCCTGCGGAAATCGAACCTCGACGAGGTCCCCCAGTTCTGGAACGTCCTGAAGGGGGAGATGAGCCTCGTCGGCCCCCGCCCGGAGCGGCCCGAGTTCACCGCCAACTTCCGGGAAACCATCCCCCACTACAATCTCCGCCACACCTGCCGCCCCGGCCTCACCGGCTGGGCCGCCGTCAACGGCCTCCGGGGGAACACCTCCCTGGAAGACCGGTTGACCTACGACATTTATTACCTCGAAAACTGGAGCCTCATGCGGGATTTCAAGATCATCCTGATGACCCTTTTCCCCCCGAAAAACGCCTATTAG
- a CDS encoding O-antigen polymerase → MASKRTSNAGSSRFPGSPHPERPRSGFVLRFRHAAIIAAIVTAIAVAIGYWSGWYDPGLFRRFTVPWPDPQMEALCITVGSALVLGPLIWIFWNGSIDFLALVLPLEALNLFAYFAISTTANKIPKEAIGILQMAGLLLMLNALGFCVLLISLFVFYRMMVLFKGRLAVLPRPQELLDERMRKFMRVAACFCALFIFAPIVYTGVIPLFAGKESRMGLLVSDPLRATYNFAETFFPILMGSFFVLIYRKPRRLFGLDGLVFGSLIILQILTTDRSSLLFGMMAAVVLLSMERRWPRWLLVSAFVGYLSVFTFLAGFSSLLRTDPAKLAGAGALTSSIEETFYGDNVIDLHDGAWVLSHWNFEPLMGTSYMGGMVSMMPSGIFPMKKEWHIGLIALRIVGWSEAEIENHFGLRISFFGESFLNFGIAGVFTLAILLGLLFAFILRLTHLAADAEQPCLWRNVLLLLSVQIIKPLSNSADAFYSWSLIGLVFMIWVFVVLPAPPRPKHVRPGALQRR, encoded by the coding sequence GTGGCCTCGAAACGCACTTCCAACGCCGGTTCCTCCCGTTTCCCCGGCAGCCCCCATCCGGAGCGCCCCCGGTCGGGCTTCGTCCTCCGCTTCCGCCACGCCGCGATCATCGCCGCGATCGTCACGGCGATCGCCGTCGCCATCGGCTACTGGTCGGGCTGGTACGATCCGGGGCTCTTCCGGCGTTTCACCGTGCCGTGGCCCGATCCGCAGATGGAGGCGCTCTGCATCACCGTCGGCTCGGCCCTCGTCCTCGGCCCCCTGATCTGGATCTTCTGGAACGGGTCGATCGACTTCCTCGCGCTGGTCCTCCCGCTGGAGGCCCTGAACCTCTTCGCCTACTTCGCCATCAGCACGACCGCGAACAAGATCCCGAAGGAGGCCATCGGCATCCTCCAGATGGCGGGGCTGCTGCTGATGCTCAACGCGCTCGGCTTCTGCGTCCTCCTCATCTCCCTCTTCGTCTTCTACCGGATGATGGTCCTCTTCAAGGGCCGCCTCGCCGTCCTCCCCCGCCCGCAGGAGCTCCTCGACGAGCGGATGCGGAAGTTCATGCGGGTGGCCGCCTGCTTTTGCGCCCTCTTCATCTTCGCCCCGATCGTCTACACCGGGGTGATCCCCCTCTTCGCGGGCAAGGAAAGCCGCATGGGCCTCCTCGTCTCCGATCCCCTGCGGGCGACCTACAACTTCGCCGAGACCTTCTTCCCGATCCTGATGGGGAGCTTCTTCGTCCTGATCTACCGGAAGCCGCGCCGCCTCTTCGGCCTCGACGGCCTCGTCTTCGGCTCCCTCATCATCCTCCAGATCCTGACGACCGACCGCTCCTCGCTCCTCTTCGGCATGATGGCGGCCGTCGTCCTCCTCTCGATGGAGCGGCGGTGGCCGCGCTGGCTCCTGGTGTCGGCCTTCGTCGGCTACCTCAGCGTCTTCACCTTCCTCGCCGGGTTCAGCTCCCTCCTCCGGACCGATCCGGCCAAGCTCGCGGGCGCGGGCGCCCTGACGAGCAGCATCGAGGAGACCTTCTACGGCGACAACGTCATCGACCTCCACGACGGCGCGTGGGTCCTGAGCCATTGGAATTTCGAGCCCCTCATGGGGACGAGCTACATGGGCGGCATGGTCTCGATGATGCCGAGCGGCATCTTCCCGATGAAGAAGGAGTGGCACATCGGCCTCATCGCGCTCCGCATCGTCGGCTGGTCCGAGGCCGAGATCGAGAACCACTTCGGCCTCCGCATCTCCTTCTTCGGGGAATCGTTCCTGAACTTCGGCATCGCGGGGGTCTTCACCCTCGCCATCCTCCTCGGCCTCCTCTTCGCCTTCATCCTCCGCCTCACCCACCTCGCCGCCGATGCCGAGCAGCCGTGCCTGTGGCGGAACGTCCTCCTCCTCCTCTCCGTCCAGATCATCAAGCCGCTCTCGAACAGCGCCGACGCCTTCTATTCGTGGAGCCTTATCGGCTTGGTCTTCATGATCTGGGTCTTCGTCGTCCTTCCGGCCCCGCCCCGCCCGAAGCATGTCCGGCCCGGCGCGCTCCAGCGGCGGTAG
- a CDS encoding metallophosphoesterase, which yields MNRRKFLSTVGLGAAAVGGFYAEQRFISPIHGALEVTEYTFPGPASLIGKKIVMISDLHYGFYFGERETRVVLDRVAELNPDIVMLPGDLTDKAEYDMSDFLFLYGEPKWKTYFSPGNHDKVKADDDRIERQVKDAGWIALCNDKVEFDDYAIIGMQSGLMGPIDYDLIKTPKYKIVLGHEPDYWSRYTAPDLLHLAGHTHGGQILFFGEPIMLPTDGKVYVKGYYKRANNNHLIVGRGIGCKFVNMRVGAPPEIISITFT from the coding sequence ATGAACCGGCGCAAATTCCTTTCGACTGTCGGCCTCGGCGCAGCCGCCGTCGGCGGCTTCTACGCCGAGCAGCGTTTCATCTCCCCGATCCACGGGGCGCTGGAAGTCACCGAATACACCTTCCCCGGACCGGCCTCCCTCATCGGGAAGAAGATCGTGATGATCTCCGACCTCCACTACGGCTTCTACTTCGGGGAGCGCGAGACGCGGGTCGTCCTCGACCGCGTCGCCGAGCTGAATCCCGACATCGTGATGCTCCCGGGCGACCTCACCGACAAGGCCGAGTACGACATGAGCGATTTCCTCTTCCTCTACGGCGAGCCGAAGTGGAAGACCTATTTCTCCCCCGGCAACCACGACAAGGTGAAGGCCGACGACGACCGGATCGAGCGCCAGGTGAAGGACGCGGGCTGGATCGCCCTCTGCAACGACAAGGTCGAGTTCGACGACTACGCCATCATCGGGATGCAGTCGGGCCTCATGGGGCCGATCGATTACGACCTGATCAAGACGCCGAAATACAAGATCGTCCTCGGCCACGAGCCCGATTACTGGAGCCGCTACACCGCCCCCGATCTCCTCCACCTCGCCGGCCACACCCACGGCGGCCAGATCCTCTTCTTCGGCGAGCCGATCATGCTCCCGACCGACGGCAAGGTCTACGTGAAGGGCTACTACAAGCGGGCGAACAACAACCACCTGATCGTGGGCCGCGGCATCGGCTGCAAGTTCGTCAACATGCGGGTCGGGGCTCCGCCTGAGATTATTTCGATCACGTTCACGTAG
- a CDS encoding hybrid sensor histidine kinase/response regulator has protein sequence MPASDSPLSLILTALGLTQEAYLIITPDTGDDHDPESGRVTFINPAFTRLTGYTADELQGRSTTLLFQPEIAALQRQSIRETLRRREAYVRDILLPRKDGRPVWIELQIVPVDAGTSPHWVFVVRDISERKLTEQSLLESQMRLNGILNSLSDVVWSTSLDFDRFIYLSPSTEKVFGRPVEDFYHDASLWFSSIHPEDRDRVRDLLTGVVARNEDAFEIDYRIVRPEGDIRWLRNRGRTIRNRTGKPAHLDGIADDITADKNTEIELERMANFSRFNPNPVYELTPGGHATYSNSAALKLAQSLGHEAASEILPPETDELVARCLEKREPILRHETTHGERTVSWSFFPVPGERAVHCYAGEITDKLRLERQLHQSEKLKSIGQLAGGIAHDFNNILTVIQGFTELLLAREEQDAAVVDQLTQISVSAERAQDLTRQLLMFSRRQVMKPTILDVSLIVRDMAKMLSRLVGEQIELKILPATGAIPVEADRSMVEQIVLNLVANARDAMPVGGTIWLSSEIVTLAPEDVAGRPEARPGRFALLTAKDTGTGMDERTLTRIFEPFFTTKEMGKGTGLGLATVYGVVKQHEGWIEVDSVLGSGTTFHIYLPLSGKVSDVVPGAKAVKPLGGSETILVVEDETHVRQLVVAILKTAGYGILEAKSGLDAIGVWEKNIEKIDLVLSDVIMPGLITGIDLGEKLASEKPGLPVILTSGYSAEVIGENLALDSSINFLPKPYPPHSLLRMVRDCLDKKPSVAAA, from the coding sequence GCCTCACCGGCTACACGGCGGACGAGCTTCAGGGCCGCTCCACCACGCTCCTCTTCCAGCCGGAGATCGCCGCCCTCCAGCGCCAGAGCATCCGCGAGACCCTCCGCCGCCGGGAAGCCTATGTCCGGGACATCCTCCTGCCGCGCAAGGACGGCCGCCCGGTCTGGATCGAGCTCCAGATCGTCCCCGTCGACGCCGGGACCTCGCCCCATTGGGTCTTCGTCGTCCGGGACATCTCGGAGCGGAAGCTGACCGAGCAATCGCTCCTCGAAAGCCAGATGCGGCTCAACGGCATCCTGAATTCGCTGAGCGACGTCGTCTGGTCGACCTCCCTCGACTTCGACCGCTTCATCTACCTGAGCCCCTCGACCGAGAAGGTCTTCGGCCGCCCCGTCGAGGACTTCTACCACGACGCCTCCCTCTGGTTCTCCTCGATCCACCCCGAGGACCGCGACCGGGTCCGGGACCTCCTCACCGGGGTCGTCGCCCGGAACGAGGACGCCTTCGAGATCGACTACCGGATCGTCCGCCCCGAGGGCGACATCCGCTGGCTCCGCAACCGGGGCCGGACGATCCGCAACCGGACCGGGAAGCCCGCCCACCTCGACGGCATCGCCGACGACATCACCGCCGACAAGAACACCGAGATCGAGCTGGAGCGGATGGCGAACTTCTCCCGCTTCAATCCGAACCCCGTCTACGAGCTCACCCCCGGCGGCCACGCCACCTACTCGAACAGCGCCGCGCTGAAGCTCGCCCAATCCCTCGGCCACGAGGCCGCCTCGGAGATCCTCCCGCCGGAGACCGACGAGCTCGTCGCCCGCTGCCTCGAAAAGCGCGAGCCGATCCTCCGCCACGAAACGACCCACGGGGAGCGGACCGTCAGCTGGTCCTTCTTCCCCGTCCCGGGGGAGCGCGCCGTCCATTGCTACGCCGGGGAGATCACCGACAAGCTCCGCCTCGAGCGGCAGCTCCACCAGTCGGAGAAGCTGAAGTCGATCGGCCAGCTCGCGGGCGGCATCGCCCACGACTTCAACAACATCCTCACCGTCATCCAGGGCTTCACCGAGCTCCTCCTCGCCCGCGAGGAGCAGGACGCCGCCGTCGTCGACCAGCTCACCCAGATCTCGGTCTCGGCCGAGCGGGCGCAGGACCTCACCCGGCAGCTCCTCATGTTCAGCCGCCGCCAGGTGATGAAGCCGACGATCCTCGACGTCTCCCTCATCGTCCGCGACATGGCGAAGATGCTCTCCCGCCTCGTCGGCGAGCAGATCGAGCTGAAGATCCTCCCCGCCACCGGCGCGATCCCCGTCGAGGCCGACCGGAGCATGGTGGAGCAGATCGTCCTGAACCTCGTCGCCAACGCGCGGGACGCCATGCCCGTCGGCGGCACCATCTGGCTCTCCTCGGAAATCGTCACCCTCGCCCCCGAGGACGTCGCCGGGCGGCCCGAGGCCCGGCCCGGCCGCTTCGCCCTCCTGACGGCGAAGGACACCGGCACCGGCATGGACGAGCGGACCCTCACCCGGATCTTCGAGCCCTTCTTCACCACGAAGGAAATGGGGAAGGGGACCGGCCTCGGCCTCGCCACGGTCTACGGCGTCGTGAAGCAGCACGAGGGCTGGATCGAGGTCGACAGCGTCCTCGGCAGCGGCACCACCTTCCACATCTACCTCCCCCTCTCCGGCAAGGTCAGCGACGTCGTCCCCGGCGCGAAGGCCGTGAAGCCGCTGGGCGGGAGCGAGACGATCCTCGTCGTCGAGGACGAGACCCACGTCCGCCAGCTCGTCGTCGCCATCCTGAAGACCGCCGGCTACGGCATCCTCGAGGCGAAGAGCGGCCTCGACGCCATCGGCGTCTGGGAGAAGAACATCGAGAAGATCGACCTCGTCCTCTCCGACGTCATCATGCCCGGCCTCATCACCGGGATCGACCTGGGGGAAAAACTCGCCTCGGAAAAGCCGGGCCTCCCGGTGATCCTCACCAGCGGCTACAGCGCCGAGGTGATCGGGGAGAACCTCGCCCTCGATTCAAGCATCAACTTCCTCCCGAAGCCCTATCCGCCCCACAGCCTGCTGAGGATGGTGCGCGACTGCCTGGACAAGAAGCCGAGCGTGGCGGCGGCGTAG